Below is a window of Impatiens glandulifera chromosome 2, dImpGla2.1, whole genome shotgun sequence DNA.
CCCATACTTACAATAAAAACCAGACTTGTATGTAACCGAAGAAGAGGAAAGAAGAGCTCGAATggtaagtaatttttttatttgtgtggAGTGCTAcaaaatttacttatatttttacatCTCTAAGTTTCTTTTGACTTTGCAATGTGTTTTAGGAACAACTCAACTGGCTAGAAGAAAACTTTGAGCTTTTCTTAGAATCGTATACTTCTGGGGTGATCTTTCtgtaacttaattaaaatttagttttttagaATGCAATGTTTACTAAAGTTTGTTCATTATTGGATAATTTTTGCTAAAATTATGTTGGGTTGTTTCGAATATAATATTTAGTGAATGATTTATTAGGACAATGCattcgaagaagaagaagagataccAAACATAGACATAATGTCTTATGAGGTAATACTTATTTGTGTTCATATGTTTAATCTGTAATTAATATGCTTATCATAAAATGTTTTACCATGAACTAGGAACTGTTGGCCTTGCAAGAACATGCTGGAATTGCCTATATGGGATTGAGTGAAGACGCAATTATGACGCAACTAAAATGTTCTAAATATTCTCCCGAAGAATTTGGACTTGACGAAGGTCAAGTGTGTTGTATCTGTCaggtaaattttgtttttttaaccaTCTTTGAAACATCTTTATTTGTCTTACACAAAATGATTGTAGTGTCAATTtcttttaactaatataattttaacttaagtTAGTTGTTGATGCAAAAGAATGATTCATTTTTATTCACAACTTGTTATTTATTTAGacgttaattattataaaaatttgtaacTTCATTGTTTTcgctaatattttaaatttattttgattatcttagaaaaaaaataaaaaatatttaaattgattaaactctgcatttaatttttatagcATGGTATGTTAAGAAAACAATCTAACTTGAGTTTGTATTTTTTCAGGAAGAATACATATCTGGGGAGAATGTAAGCAGCTTAAACTGTAATCACATTTTTCACTTTGAATGCATCAAAACATGGTTGATGCAAAAGAACTCTTGTCCGATCTGCAAAGCAACATCTTTTGTTTGAAACAATTACAATGTTGTGTGAAAATAAAGAAAtggttattataaatatttgtgttgTATGAATAATTATAACTTGTAATTTGTTGAAGGTTGAATTGatgataaagtattattagatatttatttaatttttttctatcaattgaattttattttgaaagtatTTGATATTAATCATTTTCAATAGTCTCTTGACATCCGTAGagtaattttcttattttaaactttacTAGCACTGTGCAAGTTTAAATTTTGGGGGtcccaaaataataataataaaaaaataaattaataatataaaatataaataattaatatattataatacggaGACtacaaaaagataaaaaaattatttttataatatatatttaatattaaaggagaaaaaagaagaaaaaataatatttaataatataatattattaaatataaaaaatggagGTCCTATAAAAATGGGAGTTCTATGCAATTACATTGGTTGTCTCACCTCAGAGTGATTAATTTGGACATTATTGTACTTGTTCATtgattttaaagtatttttttttgttgataagGATTATTAACCTGAAAATAACAAAGTTAAGTATTTTGAGAAAATTCATTAAATACAAAAGAATGacaattaaaaaatgttgaacTCTAAGctaacaaaagaaaaacattatATCATCTTTCTTTGAGATTATAAGCAtcatcaatttaaataattaaataaaaaaaatcataacatgTGTGCAAATCTGATTAACACCAACCGAAATACTAAAGTttgtcaaacaaaattaattgattcaactaaacatatataatatattaactaactATTTATTAGAGAATGCTTAATTAAAGGTGGTAAGAAGGGCCTTGTGACTTCAACCGAACTTCTCttcaaaacttaatatttaaaaaaaaaaaaaaacaataattaatgtgatttcAACTGCCCACGATTTAGGATAAGGAGGATGATTCAAGCCACAAAATGAGTTAAAACCAACtgccacttttttttttttttaaatgttgaaaGTTAGTATTATCATAGGGTCGACATtttttatcattcattttttaaaaccatTTTAAGTCTCTTTAGCTTTACACACATAAGATTGGATTGACTCCCCCACACATTCAAGCAGTATTTGGTTGCCACCTACCCTACATTTGAGtgaaatctaaattttattattaaaagaaataacttTCAGTTTGAACAGTAAATTTAATacaagaaattaaataatagtattattcttcttcttttttttaattattctatcTTTACTTAGATGAGAAAAAGTGAAAGAATTGGGtcaaaagtaataataaatggGTTTGATCTTAAAaccattattatttcaaaaaattaataaatggtttttatttttcctttggACAAAATAACTACAGATTACATAATAATTGTTTTCCTTTTAAAtggtaattaaataaatttaatttataattattttggattaaaatctacactaacatttttttttatataaatatgtccTCTCTAATGGTTAgattgaattaatatttgaagaaggaaagttcaaaaatattataaataaattgtattaattaagtTGTTGcgatcataatataatatagatcataatataatataatataaaacagTATATATCTCCTAATACTAGATTTTCACATACTAAAATGTAttagtattaaaatatatgaaaaaaatataaaataaatgaaaaaaaaaatataaaatttcagaGAATAGTTCGCTTTTATCCATTAATCCATTTGTCAGATAAAAATTtgatatacttatttttataaaataaaatattaatattaatataaaaatgttgtatatctaattatttcattttctatGTTCAGAACAGCCCAGACTACATAGTtcttaaaatacttaatttccttttttaaattcattaattaacttattaattacatatacttaatttccttttttaaattcattaattaacttattaattacatatttttatctctaaattcatttattatttggttttataaataatatatatataattaattaaagttaataatatttaattaaaataaattataaatatcatatattaaaataaaatattttatataaatattaaaataaaatatatacataaatattaaaataacacaaatattttatatttaattaattttataaatataatatatataattaaaattaaacatattaaattaaataatccaaataaatattctaaactaaaataaaaatatcattcaaaCAGCTTAAAATAAAGAGGAGTGACAGAGGAAATGATGTGTCAATATATTACTAGATGGAAAAATGATAAGAGCATGTCCAACGCACAATACATCTTtccatttattttgtcaaatcaatATTCCGCCTTctctctaaataattaaatattatttttatttgatactATTTTAAgtatcataaaattattataaaattacatttttaaaaataataaaatataaaatatttttataatttaaaacatattataatattaaaaacattacaagtacaataaaatacataaaattttaaacatttggaCGGATATTATTGAATTGTGAAacatataactaatatttttatattataataaaatataaaatatttttataatttaaaatatattataatattaaaaacatttttataattaaatataaaaatgtatattataatgttaataaaaaaaatatattaatttatttaaaatatatatttattaattaaatatataactaatatccctataataatattatagagtatattatattatataagaattaaaaaatcagAGTTGGGCATGTCCAACATAGGACACTACCCTCCTTTTGCTTTTACATACaatgcataaaattaaaaaaaaaaacaatgaccTGTCATTTTACACGCTGTGGacaattttgttattttctagGCCAATCAGATTATACCACCCCAATTCTCTCCTCCAAATTCTTTttccaatcatttctctaaaataaaatatatacataaatactAAAAATCTTCTAAATGAGTTTGAGACGAAGGATTTGAGAACAACTTAAAAAATTCTGAGATTGAAGATTCTTAAAGTTAGAGATAGGAGTTAGAAAaaggtttttttattatagaaagaTTACATTGAGAAAGTGTTGTCAAGGTTTGAGATGTCTTCAAACACACTTTGTGTTTCTAATATTCATCTTACTTCTCTATTACTTTTCAGACAGATGAGGAGAATGAGTATATGACACGAGTCTTTATGCTAGAGcagtagggagtttgatgtatacTATGGTCTGTATAAGACCAGATCTGACACAAACAGTGAGTGTTGTGATCAAATTTATGGTACAACCAAGAAATGAGCACTAACAAATTGTAAagataatatttatgtatttatggGGAACATCTGATGTTGGTCTCATACATGAAGGTGATATTGATAACTGATTATTTAGATTCTAATTAGTTGAAGATGTATGACTggttatatatttacttttgaGAGTTCAGTTAGTTGGAAGACAACTCGTCAACATACTATggttatatatttacttttgaGGGTTCAGTTAGTTGGAAGACAACTCGTCAACATATTATGACTTTGtctacaataaaaataaagtatattgaattaacaaaaattattaaagagGGAATATGGCTGAAATGACTAGTTAGTGATCTGGACCTACATGAGGATCATACAACTGTCTTATAGTCTGGGTGCTATATGCTTAGTCAATGATCAAATTCATCATGAACGGACTAAGAATATTGACGTGAGGTGAGGTATCATTTCCTAACGAGTGAGAAGaggataaagataaaaaatgtaGGAATTATTAATGACAATCATGTTGATATGTTCACTAAATCGGTTACTCGTAGAAAGTTCCAACAATGTTTGGAGAGAGAGAACATTTGGGTATTGACTAATTAATCTAGGTCATCTGACATGAATGCTTCTGGGTCATTCGACATTGACAAATGCATTCGGGTCATtcgacattgactaatgcatatgggTCATCTGTCATTGACGAATGCATTTGGGTCATCCGGCATCGACGAAAGCATTTGAGCCATTTGACATTGACGAATGCATATGGGTCATCCGACGATGTCAAATGTATTTGGGATAtctgggcattgactaatgcacaTAGACATATGAGAGAATTCAAGTCAATGTGGAAATTTGTTGAATATATTTGAATAGTTGGGATTTCTTAATAGGCCGACCTAATTCTCTATTTATTAGAGTTTCTGTATTGGAGTTTTAGAGAATCGAGTGTcatataaatatgtgttataACTTATAACCCTAATTTGTTATATCATTATCTCTGTATTAATTTTCTCAATAATAGTCTCTTCTAAATAGACTTTGTCAAGTTTTATCTTTATAAACCACGTTAAATCcgtatcttttttattatttacgtTATTCTCACGGATTCCTTtacaacatattatatattaaaataaaatatgttatataaatattaaaataaaatgcattacataaatattaaataatacaaatattatcttacttaattttataaataaaaaaaaatgcagttcatacaattaaaataaaacataccAGGATTTAACATAATACTAATAGTTCAAGATGAAATtgtgaatttttatttgataataagttaaaattaaaaaaaaaaaaaacaattttggtAACTAAAAGCCCAACTGCAGGAGAGAACCTATAAATACATTAGAAATGTGAAGGCAATGTCGAAAATGGAGCCCTTTGTATATTGAGGAGAAGTCCTTTTTGTTTAATCTCAAGTGTGGGActaatggcaaccaaaccattgAAGCATTCTCGAGGGACTCTTGTACCCCAAACATTCATGGACTCGAGCTTTCGGCATTTTCTTACAAGAATAATCAGTCCTTCTTCGCTAACTTGTCTACAACTCCAAAGTCCAATAGACTGAAATagcaaatatcaaaatatttatcaaacaacatacaataaaataaaatgcaaCTTATGAAAGATACCTTCAAATGCGGACAGCTATTTGAAATGGCAATAAGAGAGTCATCTGTTATAAAGGTGCCTCCCAAGTTAAGATGTTGTAAGGACTTAAGCTCTTGAAATCTGTTGTTGTGATtacaaatatatcaaaaattgtTAATGATTTAAATTGAAAGGAATTAATAGATGAAGATATAAGTTAATTAGTACCAGACAAATAACGCCTGCATCTGTGACGCCTGTCACACCCCACAAAGATATGGAGGTCAAGTTGTTCAAACACTTTGCACATGATATCTTGAAAAGTCCATTGTCACTTATCTGACAACCCCATCTGCTCCTTGAGCTAATTATAAGTAGCCAAATATCAAGTTTagtatttttacaaataataatttatttataaacatgaaGACGAGTACTATACATATCGAGTTCCGTGAGGTTATATGCTTGAAGAACGAGGCGTGAAGTGGATTCATCGTCCATATTGAGACTAGCAAAGCTCATGCGACTTCTCCAGGCCAATGACTGCTCCACTACACGCTTCCATTTCTTACACACGCCGCTTGCCCTgaatccaaattaattaaaatcatccttcttaattacttaaattagaAACAGAGACGGATAAATATATGAGATTGTTTGCTTACAACGCTGAATCTTTGAAAGTGGCTAGGAGAAAGAAGATATGGGCAAGAATATCAACGTGGAGACAATCAATTTCCGCTTCTTTTctcatcattaattaattaatataaatttctcCAGATTCTTGAAGACTCTTCAATAAGATGATGAAATACAACATCAATTAACTATAATGTACTTGTAGGGAGGGGTGGATCCAGAACTCTTAATAACAACATTATGTCGACATCATTTTCTAATCTGGTTTTCCTTGGCTTTTTTTTACTTGTGgctatattttaacttaaatttttatatattttttttatactagttAGAAATTAGTATTAACCgtataatttattaactttaatttattaacttcaCTCTAATTTAAACGTTTTAAGtaagaattattataatatattataattatttttacaaatacaCTATTACCCACATTTTAAGTTAACCAATTGCATATTAACTATATCACTTTGCTCACTCTTACACTTTTCAGTTTGTTCTGTTTTTGTTATCTCTCTAAAGCCATGTGCATTGGATatattaattatctattttttttaaatatcaaatttaatactattttataatattccatacataaaatttattataacaatttaCTAAATccttttaacaaaattttattataaaattttgtactATTTAATCTTATGTGAAGATATTCAGTAAAGGTTTATTTGAAGGGggtgaaattaaaatttatattggaattctaattttaaatttaatgagaattgatattgaattgtaattcaattcttatgttttgaaaaattataaaattgtaattaatcttaattcatatgttttaaaaaaatataataaaattttaatatatattatataatatatataattttaatatatattatatattttgttaaaatatcgATTTAACATAACTAATTATGATAGTTGagtgttaattatttttttaaaattttaatttttattaaaaaaagaaagtatcggtttaacatgttaactttataaatttaaaaaataaaatatatcggctcgacattttaaatttaatattattttatgataaccatgcataaaatttattataacaatttactaaaattagtacttataacaaatttttaatttaaaattttgtattatttaattttat
It encodes the following:
- the LOC124924863 gene encoding F-box protein At5g67140-like; the encoded protein is MRKEAEIDCLHVDILAHIFFLLATFKDSALASGVCKKWKRVVEQSLAWRSRMSFASLNMDDESTSRLVLQAYNLTELDISRSRWGCQISDNGLFKISCAKCLNNLTSISLWGVTGVTDAGVICLLKSLQHLNLGGTFITDDSLIAISNSCPHLKSIGLWSCRQVSEEGLIILVRKCRKLESMNVWGTRVPRECFNGLVAISPTLEIKQKGLLLNIQRAPFSTLPSHF